A region of Sesamum indicum cultivar Zhongzhi No. 13 linkage group LG7, S_indicum_v1.0, whole genome shotgun sequence DNA encodes the following proteins:
- the LOC105166230 gene encoding uncharacterized protein LOC105166230 isoform X1 yields MNSRGRRSSLQSVKASLKQEKEKGEMQGIRIMNAEKPTTGRRRGSIRERKMALQQDVDKLKKKLRHEENVHRALERAFTRPLGALPRLPAYLPPDTLELLAEVAVLEEEVVRLEEKIVHFRQGLYQEAIYISSSKKNMDNSADLCDPGQINDLKRKESKLLLQTEANSSAIIGKNPSSLSDERRGKENQSSTNSSKNKQQSPSSKVQTVRTPIKRAPIECRAADKRLDPQKLQLESRLKTDHESSEEWNPVSREEISSVDDSPNKISENILKCLMNIFLRMSSKKSRSTAESLYSLSKLNSSETFTYTEFSDPYSICSKFGKRDIGPYKHLFAIEATSINPNKTTISVFLVQRLRLLLEKLASVDLKDLTHQEKLAFWMNIYNSCMMNAFIEYGIPESPEMVVALMQKATVNVSGHILNAITIEHFILRLPYHSKYTFSKGGKYDEMTVRSKFGLALSEPLVSFALSCGSWSSPAVRVYTASQVENELENAKREYLQAAIGISTTKKVIAIPKLLDWYLLDFAKDIESLLDWICLQLPCELGKEAMKCLERWKDEPLQQSLQIMPYEFSFRYLLHT; encoded by the exons ATGAATAGCAGAGGCAGGAGGAGCAGTTTGCAGTCTGTGAAGGCATCTCTGAAGCaagaaaaa GAAAAAGGGGAAATGCAGGGTATCAGGATAATGAATGCTGAGAAACCTACGACGGGCCGTCGTCGAGGCTCGATCAGGGAAAGAAAGATGGCGTTGCAGCAAGAT GTTGATAAGCTAAAGAAGAAGCTCAGACACGAGGAGAATGTTCATCGAGCTTTGGAGAGGGCTTTTACCAGGCCGTTGGGAGCTCTTCCTCGCCTACCGGCTTATCTTCCGCCCGAT ACACTCGAGCTTCTTGCTGAAGTTGCTGTTTTGGAAGAAGAAGTTGTTCGGCTTGAAGAAAAGATTGTGCATTTCAGGCAAGGACTATATCAGGAAGCCATCTACATTTCATCGTCGAAGAAGAACATGGACAATTCTGCTGATTTATGTGATCCTGGTCAGATTAACGATCTGAAACGGAAAGAATCCAAATTGTTACTTCAAACTGAGGCCAATTCTTCAGCAATTATTGGGAAGAATCCATCTTCCCTTTCTG ATGAAAGGAGGGGAAAGGAGAACCAGTCAAGTACCAATTCCTCGAAAAATAAGCAGCAATCGCCAAGTTCAAAAGTTCAAACAGTTCGCACTCCAATAAAGAGGGCTCCCATTGAATGCAGAGCAGCTGATAAACGTTTAGATCCTCAAAAATTACAG TTGGAAAGTCGTTTAAAAACAGACCATGAGAGTTCAGAAGAGTGGAATCCTGTCAGCCGAGAGGAAATATCATCAGTAGACGACAGTCCAAACAAAATTTCTGAGAACATTCTGAAATGCTTAATGAACATTTTCTTGAGAATGAGCTCCAAGAAGAGTAGGAGTACTGCAGAATCTTTATATTCACTCTCCAAGCTGAATTCTTCAGAAACCTTCACGTATACGGAGTTTAGTGATCCTTACAGTATATGTTCGAAGTTCGGAAAGAGAGATATTGGTCCATATAAGCATTTATTTGCTATTGAAGCTACCTCTATCAATCCAAACAAGACAACGATATCTGTTTTCCTAGTTCAAAGATTAAG GCTTCTACTTGAGAAACTTGCATCGGTTGATTTGAAGGACCTCACCCACCAAGAAAAGCTAGCTTTCTGGATGAACATCTAcaattcatgcatgatgaat GCATTTATTGAGTATGGCATTCCAGAGAGTCCTGAAATGGTTGTCGCCCTGATGCAAAAg GCGACAGTGAATGTTAGTGGACACATTCTAAATGCAATAACAATCGAACATTTCATATTGAGATTGCCATATCACTCAAAATAT ACTTTCTCGAAGGGTGGAAAGTACGATGAGATGACGGTCCGCAGCAAGTTTGGCTTGGCATTGTCTGAACCATTAGTATCGTTCGCACTCTCTTGTGGAAGCTGGTCTTCGCCTGCT GTTCGCGTGTACACTGCGTCCCAAGTTGAGAACGAGCTCGAGAATGCCAAAAGAGAGTACTTACAAGCAGCAATTGGCATTTCGACGACCAAAAAAGTTATAGCCATCCCGAAACTACTGGACTGGTACCTTCTCGACTTTGCAAAGGACATCGAGTCGTTGCTGGACTGGATATGCCTCCAACTACCATGTGAACTCGGAAAAGAAGCAATGAAGTGCCTCGAGCGGTGGAAAGACGAGCCTCTCCAGCAGTCCCTCCAGATAATGCCGTACGAGTTTAGCTTCAGATATCTCCTGCACACATGA
- the LOC105166230 gene encoding uncharacterized protein LOC105166230 isoform X2 has protein sequence MQGIRIMNAEKPTTGRRRGSIRERKMALQQDVDKLKKKLRHEENVHRALERAFTRPLGALPRLPAYLPPDTLELLAEVAVLEEEVVRLEEKIVHFRQGLYQEAIYISSSKKNMDNSADLCDPGQINDLKRKESKLLLQTEANSSAIIGKNPSSLSDERRGKENQSSTNSSKNKQQSPSSKVQTVRTPIKRAPIECRAADKRLDPQKLQLESRLKTDHESSEEWNPVSREEISSVDDSPNKISENILKCLMNIFLRMSSKKSRSTAESLYSLSKLNSSETFTYTEFSDPYSICSKFGKRDIGPYKHLFAIEATSINPNKTTISVFLVQRLRLLLEKLASVDLKDLTHQEKLAFWMNIYNSCMMNAFIEYGIPESPEMVVALMQKATVNVSGHILNAITIEHFILRLPYHSKYTFSKGGKYDEMTVRSKFGLALSEPLVSFALSCGSWSSPAVRVYTASQVENELENAKREYLQAAIGISTTKKVIAIPKLLDWYLLDFAKDIESLLDWICLQLPCELGKEAMKCLERWKDEPLQQSLQIMPYEFSFRYLLHT, from the exons ATGCAGGGTATCAGGATAATGAATGCTGAGAAACCTACGACGGGCCGTCGTCGAGGCTCGATCAGGGAAAGAAAGATGGCGTTGCAGCAAGAT GTTGATAAGCTAAAGAAGAAGCTCAGACACGAGGAGAATGTTCATCGAGCTTTGGAGAGGGCTTTTACCAGGCCGTTGGGAGCTCTTCCTCGCCTACCGGCTTATCTTCCGCCCGAT ACACTCGAGCTTCTTGCTGAAGTTGCTGTTTTGGAAGAAGAAGTTGTTCGGCTTGAAGAAAAGATTGTGCATTTCAGGCAAGGACTATATCAGGAAGCCATCTACATTTCATCGTCGAAGAAGAACATGGACAATTCTGCTGATTTATGTGATCCTGGTCAGATTAACGATCTGAAACGGAAAGAATCCAAATTGTTACTTCAAACTGAGGCCAATTCTTCAGCAATTATTGGGAAGAATCCATCTTCCCTTTCTG ATGAAAGGAGGGGAAAGGAGAACCAGTCAAGTACCAATTCCTCGAAAAATAAGCAGCAATCGCCAAGTTCAAAAGTTCAAACAGTTCGCACTCCAATAAAGAGGGCTCCCATTGAATGCAGAGCAGCTGATAAACGTTTAGATCCTCAAAAATTACAG TTGGAAAGTCGTTTAAAAACAGACCATGAGAGTTCAGAAGAGTGGAATCCTGTCAGCCGAGAGGAAATATCATCAGTAGACGACAGTCCAAACAAAATTTCTGAGAACATTCTGAAATGCTTAATGAACATTTTCTTGAGAATGAGCTCCAAGAAGAGTAGGAGTACTGCAGAATCTTTATATTCACTCTCCAAGCTGAATTCTTCAGAAACCTTCACGTATACGGAGTTTAGTGATCCTTACAGTATATGTTCGAAGTTCGGAAAGAGAGATATTGGTCCATATAAGCATTTATTTGCTATTGAAGCTACCTCTATCAATCCAAACAAGACAACGATATCTGTTTTCCTAGTTCAAAGATTAAG GCTTCTACTTGAGAAACTTGCATCGGTTGATTTGAAGGACCTCACCCACCAAGAAAAGCTAGCTTTCTGGATGAACATCTAcaattcatgcatgatgaat GCATTTATTGAGTATGGCATTCCAGAGAGTCCTGAAATGGTTGTCGCCCTGATGCAAAAg GCGACAGTGAATGTTAGTGGACACATTCTAAATGCAATAACAATCGAACATTTCATATTGAGATTGCCATATCACTCAAAATAT ACTTTCTCGAAGGGTGGAAAGTACGATGAGATGACGGTCCGCAGCAAGTTTGGCTTGGCATTGTCTGAACCATTAGTATCGTTCGCACTCTCTTGTGGAAGCTGGTCTTCGCCTGCT GTTCGCGTGTACACTGCGTCCCAAGTTGAGAACGAGCTCGAGAATGCCAAAAGAGAGTACTTACAAGCAGCAATTGGCATTTCGACGACCAAAAAAGTTATAGCCATCCCGAAACTACTGGACTGGTACCTTCTCGACTTTGCAAAGGACATCGAGTCGTTGCTGGACTGGATATGCCTCCAACTACCATGTGAACTCGGAAAAGAAGCAATGAAGTGCCTCGAGCGGTGGAAAGACGAGCCTCTCCAGCAGTCCCTCCAGATAATGCCGTACGAGTTTAGCTTCAGATATCTCCTGCACACATGA
- the LOC105166231 gene encoding uroporphyrinogen-III synthase, chloroplastic, which produces MAPFSLSTFSPVPPPAITCCSSSPFHRQFQSRRFFLKIERFASVSASSPSSSNPKVVVTRERGKNGKLINALASYGINCLELPLIQHMQLPDLEKLSSLLSSTSFDWIVITSPEAGVVFLDAWKAAGTPKVRVGVVGAGTASVFEKIQPSLKQSLNVSFAPSKATGKVLAAELPDYGNARCTVLYPASAKASNEIEDGLVKRGFAITRLNTYTTEPVSQVDQMVLEQALLAPVIAVASPSAIRAWVSLIPEAQQWDNAVACIGETTAVAAKKLGLRNVYFPANPGLEGWVNSILEALQVQNQLQKV; this is translated from the exons ATGGctccattttctctctctacctTCTCTCCGGTGCCACCTCCTGCAATTACTTGCTGctcttcttctccttttcaTCGGCAGTTCCAGAGCAGAAGATTTTTCCTTAAAATCGAGAGATTCGCGTCGGTTTCAGCTTCTTCGCCGTCGTCTTCGAACCCTAAGGTTGTGGTCACGAGAGAACGCGGCAAAAACGGCAAGCTCATTAATGCTTTG gCAAGTTACGGGATTAACTGTCTAGAGCTTCCCCTCATCCAGCATATGCAGTTGCCTGATCTAGAAAAGCTTTCTTCTTTATTGAGCA GCACTTCATTTGACTGGATCGTCATAACTTCACCTGAAGCAGGTGTAGTATTTCTTGATGCTTGGAA AGCTGCAGGAACCCCAAAAGTTAGGGTTGGAGTTGTGGGAGCTGGTACAGCGAGtgtatttgagaaaattcaaCCGTCCTTGAAACAAAGCCTTAATGTGTCTTTTGCGCCATCAAAAG CTACTGGCAAGGTTTTGGCAGCTGAGCTTCCGGACTATGGAAATGCAAGGTGCACTGTTTTGTACCCTGCTTCAGCAAAAGCTAGCAATGAGATTG AGGATGGCCTTGTGAAGCGTGGATTTGCCATCACTAGGCTGAACACGTATACCACG GAACCTGTTAGTCAAGTGGATCAAATGGTTTTAGAACAAGCACTTCTTGCTCCTGTTATTGCTGTAGCATCTCCTTCTGCAATTCG TGCTTGGGTTAGTTTAATACCAGAAGCACAGCAGTGGGATAATGCTGTTGCATGCATTGGGGAGACAACTGCTGTAGCTGCTAAAAAACTGGGGTTACGGAATGTGTACTTCCCAGCAAATCCTGGCCTTGAAGG GTGGGTCAATAGCATTTTGGAAGCCTTACAAGTCCAAAACCAGTTACAGAAGGTTTGA
- the LOC105166232 gene encoding polyadenylate-binding protein RBP47 has product MQANKGSESQPSNHNPKENSNNEVVAPPPATAAVQGQRWMAMQYPAAAMVMQHGMMAAPQYVPYHPHNPHQYRYHPPPPQQSKKSNVGGSNGENRTIWVGDLRNWMDEDYLRSCFASTGEVSSIKVIRNKQTGFSEGYGFVEFLTHAAAEKVLQSYSCIAMPNTVQLFRLNWATFSMGDKRSNTGSDLSIFVGDLAADVTDILLHQTFASKYPSVKAAKVVIDANTGRSKGYGFVRFEDDNERSQAMAEMNGVYCSSRPMRIGAATPRKLSGYQQQYSSPGGRYSNNVSSQGSWLDGDSLNTTIFVGGLDPNVTDEDLRQPFSQYGEILSVKIPVGKGCGFVQFANRNNAEAALQRLSGTTIGKQIVRLSWGRSLANKQLRADYGHQWSGAYYGGTFFDGYGYALPPLHSPNMYPAAYGAYSIYSTHQQQVS; this is encoded by the exons aTGCAAGCAAATAAAGGTTCTGAATCTCAGCCGAGTAATCATAATCCTAAGGAGAACAGTAATAATGAGGTGGTGGCGCCACCGCCGGCAACGGCCGCTGTGCAGGGGCAACGGTGGATGGCGATGCAGTACCCGGCCGCCGCAATGGTAATGCAGCACGGCATGATGGCGGCGCCGCAGTACGTGCCCTACCACCCCCATAATCCTCACCAGTACCGGTACCATCCGCCGCCTCCACAGCAGAGCAAGAAGAGCAATGTGGGAGGATCCAACGGCGAGAACCGCACGATCTGGGTCGGTGACCTCCGTAATTGGATGGACGAGGATTATCTCCGCAGCTGCTTTGCTTCCACCGGAgag GTTTCCTCCATAAAGGTTATTCGCAATAAGCAGACAGGGTTTTCCGAAGGATATGGATTTGTGGAGTTCTTAACACATGCTGCTGCTGAGAAAGTTTTGCAATCTTATTCTTGCATTGCTATGCCTAACACTGTTCAGCTTTTCCGGTTGAATTGGGCTACGTTTAGCATGGGGGATAAACGTTCAAATACCGGTTCTGATCTTTCTATCTTTGTAGGAGATTTAGCTGCAGATGTCACTGATATCTTGCTGCATCAAACGTTTGCTAGTAAATACCCCTCTGTTAAAGCTGCTAAAGTTGTCATTGATGCCAATACCGGCCGTTCAAAAGGCTACGGTTTTGTTAGGTTTGAAGATGACAATGAAAGATCACAGGCTATGGCTGAAATGAATGGTGTCTACTGCTCAAGTCGGCCTATGCGCATTGGTGCAGCAACGCCAAGAAAGTTGTCTGGTTATCAGCAACAATACTCATCACCAG GTGGCCGGTATTCAAACAACGTCTCCAGCCAGGGTTCGTGGTTAGATGGAGATTCATTAAACACGACA ATTTTCGTTGGAGGACTTGACCCTAATGTGACGGATGAAGATCTCAGGCAGCCTTTCTCCCAATATGGTGAAATACTATCTGTCAAAATACCAGTTGGGAAAGGATGCGGCTTTGTTCAATTTGCCAACAG AAACAACGCTGAGGCGGCATTGCAGCGGTTGAGTGGTACAACAATTGGAAAGCAAATCGTGCGCCTTTCTTGGGGACGTAGTCTAGCAAACAAGCAG TTAAGGGCTGATTACGGGCATCAGTGGTCCGGTGCATACTATGGTGGGACGTTCTTTGATGGCTATGGATATGCTCTACCGCCCCTTCACAGTCCAAACATGTATCCTGCTGCATATGGGGCTTATTCCATCTACAGTACGCACCAACAACAAGTGAGCTGA